A genome region from Gossypium hirsutum isolate 1008001.06 chromosome A04, Gossypium_hirsutum_v2.1, whole genome shotgun sequence includes the following:
- the LOC107948717 gene encoding UBP1-associated protein 2C, translated as MQFMDPTKKRKLDENGIISAVSEPDPITKLTPQDGRKLIERFTVDQLLDILQDAVCRHLDVLSAVRSIADQDPSQRKLFIRGLGWDTTTDGLRSLFSVYGELEEAVVILDKATGKSKGYGFVTFKHVDGALLALKEPSKKIDGRVTVTQLAAAGNSGTNTNPVDVHMRKIYVANVPYDMPADKLLGHFAQYGEIEEGPLGFDKQTGKSKGFALFVYKTAEGAQSALVEPVKNIDGRQLNCKLAIEGKKGKPGQDGMMQSGVGAPGNTEMGVGGHGGGYGGPVGPGGPGGMGGYGGFPGGLQGPPGPMGHPHHLNSSGGGVGALSGSGGAAGGGYGSGLSGPYGGYGGPGSTGYGRLTGAGAGVGLSGAAAGSSLYRMPPNSVGMPSGGYPETAHYSLSSAAAFPSQHHQGAGTSPVPRVPPGGMYPNGPPFY; from the coding sequence ATGCAATTCATGGATCCCACCAAGAAACGCAAGCTTGATGAAAATGGTATTATTTCAGCGGTATCGGAACCTGACCCAATCACCAAACTAACCCCACAAGATGGCCGCAAGCTAATCGAGCGATTCACCGTCGATCAACTCCTTGACATCCTCCAAGACGCCGTTTGTCGTCACCTTGATGTTCTTTCCGCCGTACGCTCTATTGCCGATCAAGATCCATCTCAAAGGAAGCTCTTCATCCGTGGGTTGGGTTGGGATACTACAACCGACGGCCTTCGTTCGCTTTTTTCGGTCTATGGGGAACTCGAAGAGGCGGTCGTTATCCTCGACAAGGCTACTGGGAAATCCAAAGGGTATGGATTCGTTACCTTTAAGCACGTCGATGGTGCTTTGCTTGCTCTTAAAGAACCCAGTAAGAAAATCGACGGTAGAGTCACGGTGACTCAGCTGGCCGCAGCGGGGAATTCGGGGACGAATACTAACCCTGTGGATGTTCATATGAGGAAGATTTATGTAGCCAATGTGCCGTACGACATGCCAGCGGATAAGTTATTGGGTCATTTTGCACAGTATGGGGAAATTGAAGAGGGTCCTTTGGGCTTCGATAAGCAGACCGGGAAATCAAAGGGATTTGCTCTTTTTGTTTATAAGACGGCAGAAGGGGCTCAGTCGGCGTTGGTGGAGCCGGTGAAGAATATTGATGGGAGACAATTGAATTGTAAGCTTGCTATTGAAGGGAAAAAAGGGAAGCCAGGACAAGATGGGATGATGCAAAGTGGAGTTGGGGCTCCAGGAAATACAGAGATGGGGGTTGGAGGACATGGTGGAGGTTACGGTGGCCCTGTGGGGCCTGGTGGACCAGGTGGCATGGGTGGTTATGGTGGGTTTCCCGGTGGGTTGCAAGGGCCGCCCGGCCCAATGGGTCATCCTCATCACTTGAATTCTTCAGGAGGTGGGGTTGGGGCATTGAGTGGGAGTGGAGGCGCCGCTGGTGGTGGTTATGGTTCTGGCCTTAGTGGGCCGTATGGTGGTTATGGTGGACCAGGTTCAACTGGCTATGGTAGGTTGACTGGTGCTGGTGCAGGGGTTGGTTTGAGTGGTGCAGCTGCAGGGTCTTCTTTATATAGAATGCCACCAAACTCTGTTGGGATGCCATCTGGGGGATATCCGGAGACTGCTCATTACAGCTTGTCTTCTGCAGCTGCTTTCCCCAGTCAGCATCACCAAGGAGCTGGGACATCCCCTGTGCCGAGAGTTCCACCTGGTGGAATGTATCCCAATGGACCACCTTTCTACTGA